In Brachypodium distachyon strain Bd21 chromosome 2, Brachypodium_distachyon_v3.0, whole genome shotgun sequence, one genomic interval encodes:
- the LOC100834105 gene encoding zinc finger protein 830: MDQRKALFRAKLREREAKEKQEKRIDPSLVRYNEYDQPICRVCNVTLKSEALWPAHQVSRKHHEAKAAAATKVTAGAAPRGNNVNHEQPAEPQKAKSSSLPANFFDSKGMKRQSDGTGAEGRSVRHEVADVQSMTKEASANKPSVRLDQVANKGSQTNTNAKGVLPGNFFDYTEEDEDEAPAPNDPNMTPVNITNPNHMQVKGVPAGFFDSNSTQPSEVSASPQAANILETAQVKGALPKGFFDNKDADLRARGIQPPKVDINDAYKEFEKEIQEDLQEVDDRLEEEEIDAAAEREEYLTFEQEEYRQRVDMLKQQLTESKAARNAKANSKPVGLEMESSTSDSSSNDEDGDTDFAVDWRAQHMK; this comes from the exons ATGGATCAGAGAAAGGCCCTGTTCCGGGCGAAGCTTCGCGAGCGCGAGGCCAAGGAGAAGCAGGAGAAGCGCATCGATCCCTCGCTCGTCAG GTACAATGAATATGATCAGCCCATCTGCAGAGTCTGCAACGTTACTCTGAAATCTGAAGCACTTTGGCCTGCACACCAAGTTTCGCGGAAACATCATGAg GCAAAAGCCGCTGCAGCCACTAAAGTTACAGCAGGTGCAGCACCTCGTGGCAATAATGTTAATCATGAACAACCAGCGGAGCCTCAGAAAGCAAAATCCTCCTCATTACCtgccaatttttttgacagcaaaggAATGAAAAGGCAAAGTGATG GTACTGGCGCTGAAGGAAGGTCTGTACGCCATGAAGTGGCTGATGTTCAATCGATGACCAAAGAAGCAAGCGCAAATAAACCATCTGTCAGGCTGGACCAAGTGGCAAATAAAGGAAGTCAAACCAATACCAATGCGAAAGGAGTCCTTCCAGGGAATTTTTTTGATTAtactgaagaagatgaagatgaagctCCAGCTCCAAACGACCCCAATATGACCCCTGTAAACATTACCAATCCAAATCACATGCAGGTGAAAGGTGTCCCTGCTGGCTTCTTTGATAGCAATAGCACACAACCCAGCGAAGTTAGTGCATCGCCTCAAGCAGCGAATATTCTAGAAACTGCTCAAGTAAAAGGAGCCCTGCCAAAAGGATTCTTTGATAACAAAGATGCGGATCTCCGTGCACGTGGTATCCAGCCTCCAAAAGTTGACATCAA TGACGCATACAAAGAATTTGAAAAGGAAATTCAAGAGGACCTCCAGGAAGTTGATGACCGCcttgaagaagaggag attgatgctgctgctgagaGGGAAGAGTACTTGACTTTCGAGCAAGA AGAATACAGGCAGCGAGTAGATATGCTGAAGCAGCAGCTCACGGAGTCAAAAGCCGCACGAAATGCGAAAGCAAACAGCAAACCTGTTGGTTTGGAGATGGAGTCTAGCACCAGCGACTCATCGAGTAATGATGAAGACGGTGACACAGATTTTGCTGTTGACTGGAGAGCACAGCATATGAAATGA